One window of the Endomicrobium proavitum genome contains the following:
- the folP gene encoding dihydropteroate synthase, which produces MIIRKAAVNNFEDALKLVKKTGSDKFAHKILAKKAVLIAVVIDAIDNRAASILKQEALSAGADAAVNENVSRFKKGFSDTVLFATVKQIEILIKKLCFQPFGLKEVAAHLSEIKDSLLADKKIWKYKKTFIDILSPAVMGIINMDPQSFSGDGLTNADEAVKRAIEFEKAGAKILDIGAESSRPGAKLIDAKTEIKRLLPALKKIKKAVKIPVSIDTYKYETAKAALNEGADIINDIFALQKGKDKLAKLIANSKAGVILMHMQGVPASMQKDPSYKDCVSEVFEFLSQRKKYANSFGIKNEFIAVDPGPGFGKTVEHNLELVKNMSAFSSLGAVVGAVSRKKFIRAASSSEDKTAFVAANFLAAYCGADIVRVHDVKETVNVLKLITSIRRV; this is translated from the coding sequence ATGATTATAAGAAAAGCCGCAGTTAACAACTTTGAAGACGCGTTAAAGCTTGTTAAAAAAACAGGCAGCGATAAATTTGCGCATAAAATACTTGCAAAAAAAGCCGTTCTTATTGCGGTTGTTATAGACGCTATAGATAACCGAGCGGCAAGCATTTTAAAACAAGAAGCTCTTTCCGCGGGCGCGGACGCTGCGGTAAACGAAAATGTCAGCAGATTTAAAAAAGGTTTTTCCGACACAGTTTTATTTGCAACGGTTAAACAAATTGAAATATTAATTAAGAAACTTTGCTTCCAGCCGTTTGGTCTTAAAGAAGTTGCGGCGCATTTGTCGGAAATAAAAGACAGTTTGCTTGCGGATAAAAAAATCTGGAAATATAAAAAAACGTTTATAGATATTTTAAGCCCCGCGGTAATGGGCATAATAAACATGGATCCGCAATCTTTTTCCGGCGACGGTCTTACAAATGCCGACGAGGCAGTAAAGCGGGCTATAGAGTTTGAAAAAGCCGGAGCAAAAATATTAGACATAGGCGCGGAGTCTTCCCGTCCGGGAGCAAAACTTATTGACGCAAAAACAGAAATTAAAAGATTGCTGCCGGCTCTAAAAAAAATTAAAAAAGCGGTTAAAATTCCCGTTTCAATAGATACGTATAAATACGAAACCGCAAAAGCGGCGCTTAACGAAGGAGCGGATATTATCAATGATATTTTTGCTCTTCAAAAAGGCAAAGACAAACTTGCAAAGCTTATTGCAAACTCTAAAGCCGGCGTAATTTTAATGCACATGCAAGGCGTTCCGGCAAGCATGCAGAAAGATCCGTCTTATAAAGACTGCGTAAGCGAAGTTTTTGAGTTTCTTTCGCAGCGAAAAAAATACGCTAATTCTTTCGGAATAAAAAATGAATTTATAGCCGTAGATCCGGGGCCGGGTTTTGGCAAGACCGTAGAACACAATTTAGAGCTTGTCAAAAATATGAGCGCGTTTTCTTCTCTCGGCGCGGTTGTAGGAGCGGTGTCAAGAAAAAAGTTTATCCGGGCGGCATCGTCGTCTGAAGATAAAACCGCTTTTGTGGCGGCAAACTTTTTGGCGGCATATTGCGGCGCGGATATTGTGCGCGTTCACGATGTTAAAGAAACCGTTAATGTTTTAAAACTTATAACAAGCATAAGGAGAGTCTGA